One segment of Anser cygnoides isolate HZ-2024a breed goose chromosome 5, Taihu_goose_T2T_genome, whole genome shotgun sequence DNA contains the following:
- the INCENP gene encoding inner centromere protein isoform X1, with translation MAAMTALLGLAAMTGPEQLPGACGRLLADFLRQVDDTDLLWLREIRDEAALMFGSHYSDEPELMPKTPSQKSRQRKKRGSALQGDGGRRRLSRRRTSSLKLVPSKRSSQRLQNKENLELLSTELKEASSFFSAQTVSQQLMSSKAAAPAKYSELLPDRLGEGMIPLVEIGHSDRNSAELHIQKSASKPAEKPSASILLSSDADHPEESSVPQPQPVPAAPELLVPPTPEAKDAGESETVSKGETAKAADTTIILSEEPRLEEMDVSAHVQEHNEGADKEPSQRVRDSPGTPTGSRQSRRSVRRSLLGKTSTISRTSLAEKYSRARKRESLIRKSIARTVVKSRAPQNLSVSSNGMNGSSSEEVPEDEETIVKTGPPPGPCTPTKLDFEGPRMSLRSRTVNGKEQPQEMNNNESNINKNGETLEPPQSARRKPSYKRAVDQRYDNQQAEDGGLSPPRRKTPSPTCPASKVVRPFKTFLHTVQKNQLLMTPSSVGRNGVIKSFIRHNVPLQTDPKEKERQKLEILRKKQEAEQLRKQKVEEERKRRLEEAKLKREERLRKVLQARERAEQMEEERKRRIEQKLALLDEKTEKVREERLAEEKIKKKAAAKKMEEAEARRRQDEEARKQKALLQEEEERRHKELMQKKKEEEQERARKIAEQRQAEQEREKQLAAERELEKRKEQERIQAEKQREQQEKAARLQKEVLAAKEQLQREMEKKKQEERLLAEMKRQEQEQKKLPEEQKAKDVAQTQHPEKKENSPVCSSYQMTPQFQKDPKPPKINPNNYGMDLNSDDSTDDESQPRKPIPAWASGNQLSQAVIRQYYNPPNVDALFGRIVSPKLEDIFYKSKPRYFKRTSSAVWNSPPFTGPKSVLGLPYSLKKY, from the exons ATGGCGGCCATGACGGCTCTGCTGGGCCTGGCCGCCATGACGGGCCCCGAGCAGCTCCCCGGGGCCTGCGGCCGGCTGCTGGCCGACTTCCTGCGGCAGGTGGACGACACGGACCTGCTGTGGCTGCGGGAGATCCGCGATGAGGCGGCGCTCATGTTCGGCAG CCACTACAGCGACGAGCCGGAGCTGATGCCCAAGACGCCGTCGCAGAAGAGCcggcagaggaagaagaggggctCGGCGCTGCAGGGGGATggcggcaggaggag ATTATCGAGAAGGAGGACTAGCAGTCTCAAACTGGTACCCTCCAAGCGATCTTCCCAGCGActccaaaataaagaaaacctgGAACTGCTCAGCACTGAGCTCAAAGAAGCCTCAAGCTTCTTTTCAGCTCAAACCGTCTCCCAGCAGCTGATGAGTTCCAAGGCTGCAGCACCCGCTAAGTACTCAGAGTTACTTCCTGACCGTCTGGGCGAAGGGATGATTCCCTTAGTAGAAATTGGCCACAGCGATCGTAACAGCGCTGAGCTACACATCCAGAAGAGCGCCTCTAAACCAGCAGAGAAGCCCTCTGCAAGCATCCTGTTGAGCTCCGATGCTGATCATCCGGAGGAGAGCAGTGTTCCCCAACcacagcctgtgccagcagcacctgAGCTGCTGGTCCCTCCCACCCCTGAGGCAAAAGATGCAGGAGAAAGCGAGACTGTGTCTAAGGGGGAGACAGCAAAAGCAGCTGATACTACGATCATTTTAAGTGAAGAGCCCAGGCTGGAGGAGATGGATGTCTCTGCTCACGTGCAGGAGCATAACGAAGGGGCTGACAAAGAACCTTCCCAGCGTGTGAGGGACAGCCCAGGGACTCCTACGGGCTCTCGGCAGAGCCGGCGCTCTGTGCGCAGAAGCCTGCTGGGTAAAACTTCCACAATTTCCAGAACCTCGCTGGCAGAGAAATACTCACGAGCCCGGAAGAGGGAAAGTCTGATTCGAAAATCCATTGCCAGGACAGTGGTCAAGAGCAGGGCACCTCAGAACTTGTCCGTGTCCTCCAATGGCATGAACG gctccAGCTCTGAAGAGGTACCAGAGGATGAAGAAACAATTGTCAAAACCGG accTCCTCCTGGACCTTGTACCCCCACAAAGTTG GATTTCGAAGGTCCCCGAATGTCACTTCGCTCTCGGACTGTCAACGGAAAGGAACAGCCGCAGGAGATGAACAACAACG aaagcaacATAAATAAGAACGGGGAGACCCTGGAACCACCCCAAAGTGCCAG GAGAAAACCAAGTTACAAAAGAGCTGTGGATCAACGCTATGACAATCAGCAAGCAGAAGATGGAGGGCTTTCTCCTCCCAGAAGAAAGACCCCATCCCCTACCTGTCCAGCCAGCAAA GTTGTACGtcctttcaaaacatttttgcacACTGTGCAGAAGAACCAGCTCCTAATGACCCCAAGTTCTGTGGGGAGAAATGGAGTAATAAAGTCTTTCATCAGGCACAACGTTCCTCTCCAAACTGATCCCAAG GAAAAGGAGAGACAGAAGCTAGAGattctgaggaaaaagcaagaggctgaacagctgagaaaacaaaaagtggaggaagaaaggaaacgGCGACTAGAGGAGGCAAAGCT GAAGCGTGAAGAGCGCCTCCGTAAAGTGCTGCAAGCTCGGGAACGGGCAGAGCAaatggaggaagagaggaaaaggcgCATTGAGCAGAAGCTAGCTCTACTTGATGAGAAGACTGAGAAG GTGCGGGAAGAAAGGCTGGCAGAAGAGAAGatcaaaaagaaagcagctgccaagaaaatggaagaagcaGAGGCCAGGCGCAGGCAGGATGAAGaggccagaaaacaaaaagcacttcTGCAG gaggaggaggaacgtCGGCACAAAGAGCTAAtgcagaagaagaaggaagaggagcaaGAACGTGCCAGGAAGATTGCTGAGCAGAGACAGGCagaacaggagagagagaaacagctgGCTGCTGAgagagagctggagaagaggaaggaacaGGAGAGGATCCAAGCAGAAAA GCAACGTGAACAGCAAGAGAAGGCAGCTCGCCTTCAGAAGGAAGTACTGGCTGCTAAAGAACAGCTCCAGAGGGagatggagaagaagaaa caggaggagcggTTGCTAGCAGAGATGAAGAGGCAGGAGCAAGAACAGAAGAAACTACCAGAGGAACAAAAGGCTAAAGATGTagcccaaacacagcacccagaaaaaaaagag AATTCACCTGTCTGCAGTTCATACCAGATGACTCCACAGTTCCAGAAAGACCCAAAGCCCCCTAAGATAAATCCCAATAATTATGGAATGGATCTGAACAGTGATGACTCTACTGATGATGAAAGCCAACCTCGCAAGCCCATCCCTGCCTGGGCCAGTG GGAATCAGCTTAGCCAAGCAGTAATCCGGCAGTACTACAACCCTCCCAACGTCGATGCGCTCTTTGGGAGAATCGTAAGCCCCAAGTTGGAGGACATCTTTTACAAAAGCAAACCACGCTACTTCAAGCGCACGAGCTCGGCTGTGTGGAATTCCCCACCCTTTACAGGTCCCAAATCGGTTCTCGGTCTGCCATATAGCCTGAAAAAGTACTGA
- the INCENP gene encoding inner centromere protein isoform X2 — MAAMTALLGLAAMTGPEQLPGACGRLLADFLRQVDDTDLLWLREIRDEAALMFGSHYSDEPELMPKTPSQKSRQRKKRGSALQGDGGRRRLSRRRTSSLKLVPSKRSSQRLQNKENLELLSTELKEASSFFSAQTVSQQLMSSKAAAPAKYSELLPDRLGEGMIPLVEIGHSDRNSAELHIQKSASKPAEKPSASILLSSDADHPEESSVPQPQPVPAAPELLVPPTPEAKDAGESETVSKGETAKAADTTIILSEEPRLEEMDVSAHVQEHNEGADKEPSQRVRDSPGTPTGSRQSRRSVRRSLLGKTSTISRTSLAEKYSRARKRESLIRKSIARTVVKSRAPQNLSVSSNGMNGSSSEEVPEDEETIVKTGPPPGPCTPTKLDFEGPRMSLRSRTVNGKEQPQEMNNNESNINKNGETLEPPQSARRKPSYKRAVDQRYDNQQAEDGGLSPPRRKTPSPTCPASKVVRPFKTFLHTVQKNQLLMTPSSVGRNGVIKSFIRHNVPLQTDPKEKERQKLEILRKKQEAEQLRKQKVEEERKRRLEEAKLKREERLRKVLQARERAEQMEEERKRRIEQKLALLDEKTEKVREERLAEEKIKKKAAAKKMEEAEARRRQDEEARKQKALLQEEEERRHKELMQKKKEEEQERARKIAEQRQAEQEREKQLAAERELEKRKEQERIQAEKQREQQEKAARLQKEVLAAKEQLQREMEKKKNSPVCSSYQMTPQFQKDPKPPKINPNNYGMDLNSDDSTDDESQPRKPIPAWASGNQLSQAVIRQYYNPPNVDALFGRIVSPKLEDIFYKSKPRYFKRTSSAVWNSPPFTGPKSVLGLPYSLKKY, encoded by the exons ATGGCGGCCATGACGGCTCTGCTGGGCCTGGCCGCCATGACGGGCCCCGAGCAGCTCCCCGGGGCCTGCGGCCGGCTGCTGGCCGACTTCCTGCGGCAGGTGGACGACACGGACCTGCTGTGGCTGCGGGAGATCCGCGATGAGGCGGCGCTCATGTTCGGCAG CCACTACAGCGACGAGCCGGAGCTGATGCCCAAGACGCCGTCGCAGAAGAGCcggcagaggaagaagaggggctCGGCGCTGCAGGGGGATggcggcaggaggag ATTATCGAGAAGGAGGACTAGCAGTCTCAAACTGGTACCCTCCAAGCGATCTTCCCAGCGActccaaaataaagaaaacctgGAACTGCTCAGCACTGAGCTCAAAGAAGCCTCAAGCTTCTTTTCAGCTCAAACCGTCTCCCAGCAGCTGATGAGTTCCAAGGCTGCAGCACCCGCTAAGTACTCAGAGTTACTTCCTGACCGTCTGGGCGAAGGGATGATTCCCTTAGTAGAAATTGGCCACAGCGATCGTAACAGCGCTGAGCTACACATCCAGAAGAGCGCCTCTAAACCAGCAGAGAAGCCCTCTGCAAGCATCCTGTTGAGCTCCGATGCTGATCATCCGGAGGAGAGCAGTGTTCCCCAACcacagcctgtgccagcagcacctgAGCTGCTGGTCCCTCCCACCCCTGAGGCAAAAGATGCAGGAGAAAGCGAGACTGTGTCTAAGGGGGAGACAGCAAAAGCAGCTGATACTACGATCATTTTAAGTGAAGAGCCCAGGCTGGAGGAGATGGATGTCTCTGCTCACGTGCAGGAGCATAACGAAGGGGCTGACAAAGAACCTTCCCAGCGTGTGAGGGACAGCCCAGGGACTCCTACGGGCTCTCGGCAGAGCCGGCGCTCTGTGCGCAGAAGCCTGCTGGGTAAAACTTCCACAATTTCCAGAACCTCGCTGGCAGAGAAATACTCACGAGCCCGGAAGAGGGAAAGTCTGATTCGAAAATCCATTGCCAGGACAGTGGTCAAGAGCAGGGCACCTCAGAACTTGTCCGTGTCCTCCAATGGCATGAACG gctccAGCTCTGAAGAGGTACCAGAGGATGAAGAAACAATTGTCAAAACCGG accTCCTCCTGGACCTTGTACCCCCACAAAGTTG GATTTCGAAGGTCCCCGAATGTCACTTCGCTCTCGGACTGTCAACGGAAAGGAACAGCCGCAGGAGATGAACAACAACG aaagcaacATAAATAAGAACGGGGAGACCCTGGAACCACCCCAAAGTGCCAG GAGAAAACCAAGTTACAAAAGAGCTGTGGATCAACGCTATGACAATCAGCAAGCAGAAGATGGAGGGCTTTCTCCTCCCAGAAGAAAGACCCCATCCCCTACCTGTCCAGCCAGCAAA GTTGTACGtcctttcaaaacatttttgcacACTGTGCAGAAGAACCAGCTCCTAATGACCCCAAGTTCTGTGGGGAGAAATGGAGTAATAAAGTCTTTCATCAGGCACAACGTTCCTCTCCAAACTGATCCCAAG GAAAAGGAGAGACAGAAGCTAGAGattctgaggaaaaagcaagaggctgaacagctgagaaaacaaaaagtggaggaagaaaggaaacgGCGACTAGAGGAGGCAAAGCT GAAGCGTGAAGAGCGCCTCCGTAAAGTGCTGCAAGCTCGGGAACGGGCAGAGCAaatggaggaagagaggaaaaggcgCATTGAGCAGAAGCTAGCTCTACTTGATGAGAAGACTGAGAAG GTGCGGGAAGAAAGGCTGGCAGAAGAGAAGatcaaaaagaaagcagctgccaagaaaatggaagaagcaGAGGCCAGGCGCAGGCAGGATGAAGaggccagaaaacaaaaagcacttcTGCAG gaggaggaggaacgtCGGCACAAAGAGCTAAtgcagaagaagaaggaagaggagcaaGAACGTGCCAGGAAGATTGCTGAGCAGAGACAGGCagaacaggagagagagaaacagctgGCTGCTGAgagagagctggagaagaggaaggaacaGGAGAGGATCCAAGCAGAAAA GCAACGTGAACAGCAAGAGAAGGCAGCTCGCCTTCAGAAGGAAGTACTGGCTGCTAAAGAACAGCTCCAGAGGGagatggagaagaagaaa AATTCACCTGTCTGCAGTTCATACCAGATGACTCCACAGTTCCAGAAAGACCCAAAGCCCCCTAAGATAAATCCCAATAATTATGGAATGGATCTGAACAGTGATGACTCTACTGATGATGAAAGCCAACCTCGCAAGCCCATCCCTGCCTGGGCCAGTG GGAATCAGCTTAGCCAAGCAGTAATCCGGCAGTACTACAACCCTCCCAACGTCGATGCGCTCTTTGGGAGAATCGTAAGCCCCAAGTTGGAGGACATCTTTTACAAAAGCAAACCACGCTACTTCAAGCGCACGAGCTCGGCTGTGTGGAATTCCCCACCCTTTACAGGTCCCAAATCGGTTCTCGGTCTGCCATATAGCCTGAAAAAGTACTGA